In the Anastrepha obliqua isolate idAnaObli1 chromosome 1, idAnaObli1_1.0, whole genome shotgun sequence genome, one interval contains:
- the LOC129248588 gene encoding uncharacterized protein LOC129248588 isoform X1, with the protein MNNAAYSASESDASESADNTFCIFLHLVEGIGLHRRDGIGDFTERHKDKVILTATLNGVKFEVEGHSTETVTIFNSNCIWECEISDIKRMKTDNRPVKLEIFIKSGRTDTSPRRAIGSFLLPIRGVPVIANLKNVQLKLHWHKLNVLSSEWRQNKPEIYLLLVIVKKNLIDSGQFEVFLGKKKGMLNDGLSPKVYETSQMLQSQSNVYVQLLEQVGLIQVGNNPDIDCDIFNVTLTFKQVKNLTKVLEVESSYNRQTGAFVFHYDFLGSVSQLEMVVNQSDCYPINEKISLTFKTSLKSLRTYFQRIFYIPISIYINGGVVAIYRLDFSKLLPEDSFFITSNTFSKNGTFCFDRLNKPLSPRAVKPSVDYIFSMQLVTSYSRKSKNDFMPLTEAYASYKIDDKGVVDLTECYRNLDYPNAMHQRHAPYDSSHISSRNFNNYEIYERNYMKMQADAAIIGRVLGENSELFAKSSEDFSKCPSTCTDGSKNSLTTCQSKSLVSGCSDKQLTQSQNGISNEEHDTATNLNAQNMFKKSSTRSVGVNTEPLETDPEEMTVKIVQELEEWKTQQMDHFIRGLEQKEIEYLAELDKQWEQQRSILQARLEAKLSECEKLNAKLELAHAELNANALRHQETISIVQTVKQDIERIYAEKFQKLDDEMQRLKNEIQQRAAESVVRDIEQARQHTQAANANDLESEEKLEMKMRIEQLEKQLATMENTHFSAEQLHGMLADLHKQTERFADIEKTKDFYKKQWSKSTKELHKLQLDLLKQREKALEENKDENVNICLEEILEEEQEALNSDRNELKYIKNLLYDSSESASLDGVNVE; encoded by the exons ATGAACAACGCCGCATATTCGGCTTCCGAGAGTGATGCTTCCGAAAGCGCGGACAATacgttttgtatatttttgcatttggtAGAAG GAATTGGTTTACATCGTCGTGATGGCATTGGAGATTTCACTGAACGCCACAAGGACAAGGTTATTTTAACTGCAACGCTAAATGGCGTGAAATTCGAAGTCGAAGGTCACTCCACAGAGACTGTAACCATCTTTAATAGCAATTGCATCTGGGAATGTGAAATAAGCGATATCAAGCG TATGAAAACTGACAATCGGCCAGTGAAGCTGGAGATATTTATCAAGAGTGGGAGAACGGATACTTCCCCTCGTCGCGCGATTGGCTCTTTCTTACTTCCCATTAGAGGTGTTCCAGTTATCgcaaacttaaaaaatgtgCAA ttaAAGCTGCATTGGCATAAACTTAATGTGCTGAGCTCAGAATGGCGGCAAAATAAAcctgaaatttatttacttttggttATCGTCAAAAAGAATCTAATTGATAGTGGGCAATTTGAAGTTTTCTTGGGAAAG aAAAAAGGCATGCTAAATGACGGACTTTCCCCAAAGGTGTATGAGACATCACAGATGCTGCAGTCACAAAGTAACGTATACGTACAGCTTCTAGAACAGGTAGGCCTCATACAAGTGGGCAACAATCCCGATATCGATTGTGATATATTCAACGTTACGTTGACATTTAAACAAGTTAAGAATCTAACGAAAGTGCTTGAAGTGGAGAGTAGTTATAACCGCCAAACTGGTGCGTTTGTATTTCACTATGATTTCTTGGGAAGCGTTTCACAACTGGAAATGGTTGTGAACCAGTCTGATTGCTACCCCATCAATGAAAAAATATCGCTCACTTTTAAGACGTCACTGAAGAGTTTACGTACTTATTTTCAACGAATTTTCTATATACcgataagtatatatataaatggtgGTGTGGTAG CAATTTATCGCCTAGATTTCTCAAAACTCTTACCAGAAGATTCGTTTTTCATCACGAGTAATACCTTTAGCAAAAATGgcactttttgttttgatcGTCTAAATAAGCCGTTAAGTCCTCGAGCTGTAAAACCCTCAgtggattatattttttctatgcaGTTGGTAACAAGCTACTCTAGAAAGTCCAAAAATGACTTTATGCCGCTGACTGAGGCTTATGCGTCTTATAAGATCGACGATAAAGGTGTGGTCGACCTAACCGAGTGCTATCGAAATTTGGATTATCCCAATGCAATGCATCAAAGGCACGCTCCTTACGATTCTAGCCATATAAGTAGTcgcaattttaataattatgaaatttatgaacgCAATTATATGAAAATGCAGGCTGATGCTGCTATAATTGGACGTGTTTTGGGAGAAAATAGTGAATTATTTGCTAAATCATCCGAAGATTTTTCAAAGTGCCCAAGCACGTGCACGGATGGTAGCAAGAATTCCTTAACAACTTGCCAAAGTAAGTCGTTAGTGAGTGGCTGTTCCGATAAGCAGCTGACTCAATCACAAAATGGCATATCGAATGAGGAACATGACACAGCAACGAACTTAAATGCTCAAAACATGTTCAAAAAGTCTTCAACTCGTTCAGTTGGCGTTAATACCGAACCTTTAGAGACAGATCCCGAGGAAATGACAGTGAAAATAGTACAGGAATTAGAAGAGTGGAAGACACAACAAATGGATCACTTCATTAGAGGCTTGGAGCAAAAAGAGATTGAGTATCTGGCCGAATTGGATAAACAGTGGGAGCAACAACGCTCTATTTTGCAAGCTAGACTAGAAGCGAAGCTTTCCGAGTGTGAAAAATTGAATGCGAAATTGGAACTGGCACACGCGGAACTCAATGCAAATGCATTAAGACATCAAGAGACTATTAGCATTGTGCAAACGGTGAAGCAGGACATCGAACGAATTTATgcggaaaaatttcaaaaattggacGACGAGATGCAACGTCTCAAGAATGAAATTCAACAGCGTGCAGCAGAAAGTGTAGTACGCGATATAGAACAAGCACGGCAACATACCCAAGCGGCGAATGCCAATGACTTAGAGTCggaggaaaaattagaaatgaagaTGCGGATTGAGCAATTGGAGAAGCAATTGGCGACTATGGAGAACACGCATTTCTCAGCAGAGCAACTTCATGGGATGTTGGCGGACTTG CACAAGCAAACGGAGCGTTTTGCAGATATAGAGAAAACTAAGGACTTTTACAAGAAGCAGTGGTCGAAATCGACGAAGGAATTGCATAAGCTGCAACTAGATTTGTTGAAACAACGAGAAAAGGCATTGGAAGAAAACAAAGATGAAAATGTCAA CATTTGCTTGGAGGAAATTCTCGAAGAGGAACAAGAAGCATTGAACAGTGACCGTAACGAATTGAAATATATCAAGAATTTACTTTATGATTCATCAGAGTCAGCGTCACTTGACGGCGTGAATGTCGAATAA
- the LOC129248588 gene encoding uncharacterized protein LOC129248588 isoform X2 produces MNNAAYSASESDASESADNTFCIFLHLVEGIGLHRRDGIGDFTERHKDKVILTATLNGVKFEVEGHSTETVTIFNSNCIWECEISDIKRMKTDNRPVKLEIFIKSGRTDTSPRRAIGSFLLPIRGVPVIANLKNVQLKLHWHKLNVLSSEWRQNKPEIYLLLVIVKKNLIDSGQFEVFLGKKKGMLNDGLSPKVYETSQMLQSQSNVYVQLLEQVGLIQVGNNPDIDCDIFNVTLTFKQVKNLTKVLEVESSYNRQTGAFVFHYDFLGSVSQLEMVVNQSDCYPINEKISLTFKTSLKSLRTYFQRIFYIPISIYINGGVVAIYRLDFSKLLPEDSFFITSNTFSKNGTFCFDRLNKPLSPRAVKPSVDYIFSMQLVTSYSRKSKNDFMPLTEAYASYKIDDKGVVDLTECYRNLDYPNAMHQRHAPYDSSHISSRNFNNYEIYERNYMKMQADAAIIGRVLGENSELFAKSSEDFSKCPSTCTDGSKNSLTTCQSKSLVSGCSDKQLTQSQNGISNEEHDTATNLNAQNMFKKSSTRSVGVNTEPLETDPEEMTVKIVQELEEWKTQQMDHFIRGLEQKEIEYLAELDKQWEQQRSILQARLEAKLSECEKLNAKLELAHAELNANALRHQETISIVQTVKQDIERIYAEKFQKLDDEMQRLKNEIQQRAAESVVRDIEQARQHTQAANANDLESEEKLEMKMRIEQLEKQLATMENTHFSAEQLHGMLADLQTERFADIEKTKDFYKKQWSKSTKELHKLQLDLLKQREKALEENKDENVNICLEEILEEEQEALNSDRNELKYIKNLLYDSSESASLDGVNVE; encoded by the exons ATGAACAACGCCGCATATTCGGCTTCCGAGAGTGATGCTTCCGAAAGCGCGGACAATacgttttgtatatttttgcatttggtAGAAG GAATTGGTTTACATCGTCGTGATGGCATTGGAGATTTCACTGAACGCCACAAGGACAAGGTTATTTTAACTGCAACGCTAAATGGCGTGAAATTCGAAGTCGAAGGTCACTCCACAGAGACTGTAACCATCTTTAATAGCAATTGCATCTGGGAATGTGAAATAAGCGATATCAAGCG TATGAAAACTGACAATCGGCCAGTGAAGCTGGAGATATTTATCAAGAGTGGGAGAACGGATACTTCCCCTCGTCGCGCGATTGGCTCTTTCTTACTTCCCATTAGAGGTGTTCCAGTTATCgcaaacttaaaaaatgtgCAA ttaAAGCTGCATTGGCATAAACTTAATGTGCTGAGCTCAGAATGGCGGCAAAATAAAcctgaaatttatttacttttggttATCGTCAAAAAGAATCTAATTGATAGTGGGCAATTTGAAGTTTTCTTGGGAAAG aAAAAAGGCATGCTAAATGACGGACTTTCCCCAAAGGTGTATGAGACATCACAGATGCTGCAGTCACAAAGTAACGTATACGTACAGCTTCTAGAACAGGTAGGCCTCATACAAGTGGGCAACAATCCCGATATCGATTGTGATATATTCAACGTTACGTTGACATTTAAACAAGTTAAGAATCTAACGAAAGTGCTTGAAGTGGAGAGTAGTTATAACCGCCAAACTGGTGCGTTTGTATTTCACTATGATTTCTTGGGAAGCGTTTCACAACTGGAAATGGTTGTGAACCAGTCTGATTGCTACCCCATCAATGAAAAAATATCGCTCACTTTTAAGACGTCACTGAAGAGTTTACGTACTTATTTTCAACGAATTTTCTATATACcgataagtatatatataaatggtgGTGTGGTAG CAATTTATCGCCTAGATTTCTCAAAACTCTTACCAGAAGATTCGTTTTTCATCACGAGTAATACCTTTAGCAAAAATGgcactttttgttttgatcGTCTAAATAAGCCGTTAAGTCCTCGAGCTGTAAAACCCTCAgtggattatattttttctatgcaGTTGGTAACAAGCTACTCTAGAAAGTCCAAAAATGACTTTATGCCGCTGACTGAGGCTTATGCGTCTTATAAGATCGACGATAAAGGTGTGGTCGACCTAACCGAGTGCTATCGAAATTTGGATTATCCCAATGCAATGCATCAAAGGCACGCTCCTTACGATTCTAGCCATATAAGTAGTcgcaattttaataattatgaaatttatgaacgCAATTATATGAAAATGCAGGCTGATGCTGCTATAATTGGACGTGTTTTGGGAGAAAATAGTGAATTATTTGCTAAATCATCCGAAGATTTTTCAAAGTGCCCAAGCACGTGCACGGATGGTAGCAAGAATTCCTTAACAACTTGCCAAAGTAAGTCGTTAGTGAGTGGCTGTTCCGATAAGCAGCTGACTCAATCACAAAATGGCATATCGAATGAGGAACATGACACAGCAACGAACTTAAATGCTCAAAACATGTTCAAAAAGTCTTCAACTCGTTCAGTTGGCGTTAATACCGAACCTTTAGAGACAGATCCCGAGGAAATGACAGTGAAAATAGTACAGGAATTAGAAGAGTGGAAGACACAACAAATGGATCACTTCATTAGAGGCTTGGAGCAAAAAGAGATTGAGTATCTGGCCGAATTGGATAAACAGTGGGAGCAACAACGCTCTATTTTGCAAGCTAGACTAGAAGCGAAGCTTTCCGAGTGTGAAAAATTGAATGCGAAATTGGAACTGGCACACGCGGAACTCAATGCAAATGCATTAAGACATCAAGAGACTATTAGCATTGTGCAAACGGTGAAGCAGGACATCGAACGAATTTATgcggaaaaatttcaaaaattggacGACGAGATGCAACGTCTCAAGAATGAAATTCAACAGCGTGCAGCAGAAAGTGTAGTACGCGATATAGAACAAGCACGGCAACATACCCAAGCGGCGAATGCCAATGACTTAGAGTCggaggaaaaattagaaatgaagaTGCGGATTGAGCAATTGGAGAAGCAATTGGCGACTATGGAGAACACGCATTTCTCAGCAGAGCAACTTCATGGGATGTTGGCGGACTTG CAAACGGAGCGTTTTGCAGATATAGAGAAAACTAAGGACTTTTACAAGAAGCAGTGGTCGAAATCGACGAAGGAATTGCATAAGCTGCAACTAGATTTGTTGAAACAACGAGAAAAGGCATTGGAAGAAAACAAAGATGAAAATGTCAA CATTTGCTTGGAGGAAATTCTCGAAGAGGAACAAGAAGCATTGAACAGTGACCGTAACGAATTGAAATATATCAAGAATTTACTTTATGATTCATCAGAGTCAGCGTCACTTGACGGCGTGAATGTCGAATAA